The window CAAAGGATTTGACCCCAAGGACGTCTCTGATGGCTTGTATGGAAGGCATCTACATGTCTATAGTTGGCCCGAAGGAGAATTGAAACAGATACTTGACCTCGGTGATACCGGACTTGTACCCTTAGAGGTAAACTCTAGTCTTGCAAATCTCAGCTTATACtactttcttcttccacaagaaacaacatcatcctcctctgttttgttttgcagataaGATTCTTGCACAACCCGGATAAAGCTATGGGATATGTGGGATGTGCGTTGTCGAGTACTATTGTAAGATTTTTCAAGAAGGATGATGAAACATGGAGCCATGAGGTATATAATGaatctttatttcttttgatttttttcttcctaattACAAACAACCTCTCCAATTTTAAGGTGGCTATATCAGTGGAACCTCTGAAAGTTGAAAACTGGATTCTCCCGGAAATGGGAGGGGTTATCACTGACTTTCTAATCTCACTCGACGACCGATTCCTCTATTTTTCCAACTGGTTTCATGGAGATATTCGCCAGTACAACATCGAGGACCCGGAAAACCCTGTTTTAACCGGTCAACTATACGTAGGTGGGCTAGTCCAAAAGGGAAGCGATGTCTTGGCCTTAGGAGAAGATGGAAAGACGTTTCAGTTCGATCTCCCTAAGATCAAGGTTCCGTTGAACAAAATCTAGAACGTGTTACTTGTCCTACACGCTATTGTAATAAttggtgtttttcttgtgtGAAGGGTCAGCGTCTGAGAGGAGGTCCTCAGATGTTTCAGCTGAGCCTAGATGGGAAGCGACTGTACGTGACGAACTCGCTGTTTAGCGTTTGGGACAGACAGTTTTACCCTGAACTTGTGGAGAAAGGCTCACACATGTTGCAGATTGATGTTGATACAGACAAAGGTGGTCTATCCATAAACCCTGACTTCTTAGTCGACTTTGGGTCCGAACCTGATGGTCCTGCGCTCGCTCATGAGATGAGATATCCTGGCGGGGACTGCACCTCTGATATCTGGGTTTAGTTTGCTTCACTAAACAAACCATTTCTATGGAAACTGGAACAGAGCgcatatttttataatggttttgtgtgattatcaataaattaattaagaagaatGTATCAACTTGAGATACAAAACAGATACATATGTGAACCATCAAGACAATAGCTCGTGAAACATTAATGGTCCATGACTACATCATACAatcaactataaaaaaaaacatgcatgttcatgtcaaacaaagtttaaaATCAATAGGAACGCACAAAAACTCAACaagtaacatttttattaaatacttaATAGGCCGACGTGCCAGCTTAATACAAAATGTTAAATTGCTTACATGGATGACTTGAGAGGCCCCAATGATCCCCTTTTATTAGATTcccccttcttcttttttctcaattatcTAGAAACCCTAAAACGGCACAAACTGATCTTTGTAGTTTTTTGGGTAACGGAAGCTTAGGCTCTGCTCTAACTGATTTGTTATTTTCGAATTAGGGATTCAGCTTTTTGCGTATTTGCTTCGTTCATCTAAGAAATTGATACGTACGTACGTTTTTGATGGCTTCTGATCGTGGTTCTGCTGCTGCTGGTAAGCCCTTTTTGATAAAACATGCGGAagatacaaaaatcaaagaccAATGTGAGAAAGATCACTCTGAGGCTAAAGGTGTAAACCATACTATGAGTCTATGATACCCAAATCTGCACAAGCTCTCCAAGCACATGATCAACCAAACAAGGGATATTTAGgtgctgatatatatatatatatacatctgaGTCTCAAGTTGAATCTCCATAGATTATTTAGTTTTCTTCACTTTTGTGATACTTATGCTTTTTATTTTAGGTTCTCCATAGAATTTTTACTATAGGGGAGAAAATGTTGTTAAGATATTATAAGTTGATagatttgatgagagtaaaGACACATAATGTGTTAGAGGAAGAATTATATTAGATTCTCATGATTATAATGTTACAATATATGTTCTCTTATATACACAAAGTATTTCCTAAACTAAgataatgtaaatgtaaataatatatttagataaatgtaaatatttctaAACTATATCTTCTAGATTTTTCTCAATCttcataatttacatatttttgggTTTGTCATCTCGACCGTCAATCTCGGTTGATCTCTGGTTCTACATATCCCAGTATAAGTCAAATGCTTCAAAAGGAAGATTTAATTCGTGCTTTGAACACAAAGcagtttggttttttaaaatgagaaaactCCATGAAGAAGACTCCATGATCTatctatattataaattgtaacGTGTAGCAAATCTCTTTATCAAGAAGACTCCAATGTCTTCAATCGCCAACGatctccatcttctttattatgtttcttcttattcattttgAAACTTTTGTGTTGCAATGTCGTTggtaatatatagagaaatatatcttggtttataaattaaaagtatGTTTTTCTATAAATCTAAAATCCATGGAAATGCATATCTTACTTAATCCATGATGCATATCTTTCAGTTTTGATATGTATCATCAGAATCGcttctatatataaatgaatcCATCCTTGTACAAAACCCTAATACTTATCTCCGCTTACCGCAAATGGCTAACCCTAAAGTTTTCTTTGATATGACCGTCGACAGCAAACCGGCAGCTGGCCGGATCGTGATGGAGCTCTTCGCCGACACGACACCACGGACGGCCGAGAACTTCCGAGCCCTATGTACCGGCGAGAAAGGCATAGGGAAGTTTGGAAAGCCACTCCACTACAAGGGATCATGCATCCACTCTGTGTCCCCAAAATTAATGTTATGTGGAGGAGACTTCATTGTCGGAGACGGATCCAGAGGCGAATCGATCTACGGTGACACATTCGAGGATGAGAACTTCATCAAGCAGCACACCGGTCCAGGTATACTGACTATGAGCAATGGTGGTCAAGACACCAACGATTCTCGATTCATGATCTGCATGAGGAAGTATTGCGGACTCGACAACGTGCACGTCGTGTTCGGCCAAGTTGTTGAAGGGTTAGATGTACTCAAGAGTATTATGGAAGAGGTTGAAACATATAGCATGAAGCCTTCCAAGACTGTGGTGATCGTCGACTGTGGTGAGATTTTTCAAAAGACCTAAGAGATTATTTCACATAAATATAATGGTAGCTTGTGTCGATCGTCCTGatgattaatgtttttttgtactTCTTTCGTTTGGATTTGGCTTTTGGAATTTAGATTGGCTACTACCACTTAATAAACGATAAGCATATGAACCTTTTTTGGTCCTATATATGAACCGGTCAGTTTGAGGTTGGATTAATGAAACGTACAAATTTTTGGGTTTGTATAATTTATTGGCGGGCAAATCCGGTTGGTCTTTGATTTAGCTCATACTAGACATAGCAAATAGACTATATAGATATTAggggatacaatatcccacattggaagaTGAGTAAGAACTTAAGTAGTATAAATAAGATATGGGCATCTCCACttattgtcaattggttttgagttggaagcccacaatctaataagagatacagtaaaacctctataaactaataaggtcgggaccattaaattttattaatttatagatttatagaggttttaatttatcgataaattaataaaatattaatttatgaagagaatttttatcagaaattcagaGTTTAGAATAAATTGTTGTTCTACTATTTttcaaggtgatgatgaagttgaagaagatatgaCGGTACCTTTAGACCAATTACACGTAAGGAAGCAATAATCGCGTCAAGAACTCTCTACAATTTTtagatgcgatttgagaagacaacaccagaagtttttgatgcagtcagaaagattagagatgctCCCAGACAAGAATTCAAATTCaagaataaacaaacaacaatagaccatatttcactagattttctttatatatatatatatattagtttatttgattgttaatttatgatattgatgggaccatatttttacatgagatttttaaaaaagttattaatttattattttatcgaataatGTCTAAAATTATACTAGTCACAACTTAGgaccggagaaatttattaatttatagaagttattaatttaccgagaattaatttatagaagttctACTGTAGTTCAATACTATAGTCagtgaagcagaggaagagTACATGACTaacttcattttcttatttgcaTTTTGTCAGCAAAggaaaaacaaacttttttatCTAACTTTCGTGCTATATCGGAATAAATGATCCCatgatttgtttggtttttttttatgctattTAAAGGcataaatgaaagaaataagCTTTGAAGAATTGGTTTCTTTTTCAGCAGATGCTATTATTAtggttttaaaaacttttatcttttgttttgaacaATGATGTGAATTTATTGATGATGCTTTGGTGTGAAGCAAAATGAAGTAAACAAGTTAGAGCGTGTGGGTCAATGGAAACAGCTCAGCTGATGTAGTTGGGTTGTTGAACTTGTTTGGTGGCATTTACACTAACTCCTTTAATGGTGATTTTTAACCTCCTAACCCCACTCATTTAATCATAATGACCGCCGTaattatttactttcttttcatATGAACTAAACACAACTTTAAAGTATTTTAATCAGATCActacaaaaacatgtttattttaatataattgtttgAATGGTGACAATTAaattagatacatatatatatatcttaaattgataattataaaattttatttatctaaaacaatatattgtttataaaactaaaaaaaaacaaattttaaatttagttatgaTTAGTATCACATAG is drawn from Camelina sativa cultivar DH55 chromosome 1, Cs, whole genome shotgun sequence and contains these coding sequences:
- the LOC104788834 gene encoding selenium-binding protein 3-like, with the protein product MEAAGEDCCESGPGYATPLLAMSGPREKLIYVTALYTGTGTAKPDYVATVDVEPSSTTYSSVIHRLPMPFLDDELHHSGWNSCSSCYGDRACERRYIILPSLLSGRIYIIDTKTNPREPFLHKFVEPAEVLEKTGLAYPHQPHCLASGDILVSCLGDEDGNAKGSGFLLLDSEFNIKGRWDKDGNSPLFGYDFWYQPRHKTMISTSWGAPAAFTKGFDPKDVSDGLYGRHLHVYSWPEGELKQILDLGDTGLVPLEIRFLHNPDKAMGYVGCALSSTIVRFFKKDDETWSHEVAISVEPLKVENWILPEMGGVITDFLISLDDRFLYFSNWFHGDIRQYNIEDPENPVLTGQLYVGGLVQKGSDVLALGEDGKTFQFDLPKIKGQRLRGGPQMFQLSLDGKRLYVTNSLFSVWDRQFYPELVEKGSHMLQIDVDTDKGGLSINPDFLVDFGSEPDGPALAHEMRYPGGDCTSDIWV
- the LOC104707168 gene encoding peptidyl-prolyl cis-trans isomerase CYP19-1-like is translated as MANPKVFFDMTVDSKPAAGRIVMELFADTTPRTAENFRALCTGEKGIGKFGKPLHYKGSCIHSVSPKLMLCGGDFIVGDGSRGESIYGDTFEDENFIKQHTGPGILTMSNGGQDTNDSRFMICMRKYCGLDNVHVVFGQVVEGLDVLKSIMEEVETYSMKPSKTVVIVDCGEIFQKT